One part of the Mariniblastus fucicola genome encodes these proteins:
- a CDS encoding BaiN/RdsA family NAD(P)/FAD-dependent oxidoreductase codes for MIETEQVWDVVIVGGGAAGLMAAASAAQLGKRTLLLEKNRKFGVKILMSGGTRCNITHNTDARGIVEAFGRNGKFLHSALATMSPADCVELFNSLGVETKVESTGKVFPVSNKAIDVRDALVRYAEDSGAILQNECPVHGMSKLDSGEFVVESDHGSFQCRGVILTTGGLSFPGCGTTGDGYPWARGFGHSIVETVPALTPLLSRCEWANELKGLTIDPTRVEVCEPEKEGAKKKRKPLAKTTGSLLFTHFGFSGPAAMDVSSAVAGHKTKNRLTLVCDFLPAQKMSAVEQQLQTAKSSAGGRSALRVVSDLFPQFPKRLVEQLLAQASVPVDRRFAELSSQQLARISSQLKQLAFPVQGTLGYEKAEVTSGGVKLSEVNSSTMESKLVANLFFAGEILDLDGPIGGFNFQSAWSTGWLAGQSV; via the coding sequence GTGATTGAAACTGAACAAGTTTGGGACGTCGTCATTGTCGGGGGTGGCGCGGCCGGATTGATGGCTGCCGCGTCTGCCGCTCAGCTTGGCAAGCGAACGCTGCTGCTGGAAAAGAACCGGAAATTCGGCGTTAAAATTCTGATGTCGGGCGGGACGCGATGCAATATCACGCACAACACCGACGCTCGTGGAATCGTTGAAGCCTTCGGTCGAAATGGCAAATTTTTGCACTCGGCGTTGGCGACGATGTCTCCCGCAGATTGTGTTGAGCTCTTTAACTCGTTGGGAGTTGAGACCAAAGTCGAATCGACTGGCAAAGTCTTTCCCGTCAGCAACAAAGCGATCGATGTTCGCGACGCGCTCGTTCGATACGCCGAAGACTCTGGCGCGATCCTGCAGAACGAATGTCCGGTTCATGGCATGAGTAAACTGGACTCAGGTGAGTTCGTGGTCGAATCCGATCACGGTTCGTTTCAATGCCGCGGTGTCATACTGACAACTGGCGGACTGTCGTTTCCCGGTTGCGGCACGACCGGCGACGGCTATCCATGGGCCAGGGGTTTTGGACACAGCATCGTCGAAACCGTTCCGGCATTAACGCCGTTGCTATCGCGGTGTGAATGGGCCAACGAGCTGAAGGGGCTCACCATCGATCCAACTCGCGTCGAAGTTTGCGAGCCCGAGAAAGAGGGCGCAAAAAAGAAACGTAAGCCACTCGCCAAAACAACCGGCTCGCTGCTATTCACTCACTTTGGATTCTCCGGTCCCGCCGCGATGGATGTTAGCAGCGCCGTTGCCGGTCATAAAACTAAAAATCGGCTAACGCTGGTTTGCGATTTTCTACCAGCACAAAAAATGTCAGCCGTCGAGCAACAGCTTCAAACCGCGAAGTCTTCCGCGGGAGGTCGTTCGGCACTTCGCGTTGTCAGCGATTTGTTCCCTCAGTTTCCCAAACGACTGGTCGAGCAACTGTTGGCCCAGGCAAGCGTGCCGGTTGATCGACGTTTTGCTGAGCTTTCCTCACAACAACTGGCCAGGATTTCGTCTCAGCTTAAACAGCTGGCGTTTCCTGTCCAAGGCACGCTCGGGTACGAGAAAGCAGAGGTCACATCGGGCGGCGTGAAGCTCTCTGAGGTCAACAGCAGCACAATGGAAAGCAAACTGGTCGCTAATCTCTTCTTTGCTGGCGAAATCTTGGACCTCGACGGACCGATAGGTGGATTTAACTTTCAATCGGCCTGGAGCACGGGTTGGTTGGCCGGACAGTCTGTCTGA
- a CDS encoding DnaJ C-terminal domain-containing protein produces MAADDYYEVLGVSKTATVEEIQKAYRKLARKYHPDLHTDESDREKEKAKQNFQKVQQAYDVLSDEKKRQMYDQMGPGFEQMGGGGQPFPGGQGNPFGGMDIDLSSLFGGGGGRGAPGGGGAGFEQIFRQMGGGGPQQRTQAPAKPEPVEQEITVPFATSVLGGDHQVSFKRTTGKVETISVKIPAGIESGKKIRLRGQGAESYSGQRGDMMIVVKVAPHPNYGRKGLNLLLTVPITLAEAALGAKVDVPTPHGTVTLTVPAGTSSGKSLRLKGMGVRTKDKKGDLIAELQIQLPEKLTEDDEKLIRQLELAYEDKNPRSDIRW; encoded by the coding sequence ATGGCAGCGGACGACTATTACGAAGTTCTCGGTGTTTCGAAAACAGCCACCGTAGAAGAGATTCAAAAAGCTTATCGCAAACTTGCACGGAAATACCATCCGGATCTGCATACTGACGAAAGCGATCGCGAGAAAGAAAAGGCCAAGCAAAACTTCCAGAAAGTCCAGCAGGCCTATGACGTTCTCAGCGACGAGAAAAAGCGTCAGATGTACGACCAAATGGGGCCCGGATTCGAGCAAATGGGCGGCGGTGGTCAGCCGTTTCCCGGCGGGCAAGGCAATCCGTTCGGCGGTATGGATATTGATCTGAGCTCTCTGTTCGGCGGAGGCGGCGGGCGAGGTGCTCCCGGCGGCGGCGGAGCAGGTTTTGAGCAGATCTTTCGTCAGATGGGAGGCGGCGGTCCGCAGCAGCGAACTCAGGCTCCTGCCAAACCGGAGCCTGTCGAGCAGGAGATCACTGTTCCGTTCGCGACTTCTGTTCTTGGCGGCGATCATCAAGTCTCGTTCAAGCGAACCACGGGCAAAGTCGAAACGATCAGCGTCAAGATTCCGGCCGGCATCGAAAGCGGCAAGAAAATTCGTCTTCGGGGGCAGGGCGCCGAATCTTACAGCGGCCAGCGCGGCGACATGATGATTGTTGTTAAAGTGGCCCCGCATCCAAACTACGGTCGCAAAGGTTTGAACCTGTTGCTCACCGTTCCGATCACGCTTGCCGAAGCAGCACTCGGAGCGAAAGTCGATGTGCCGACGCCTCACGGTACCGTGACCTTGACCGTTCCAGCAGGAACTTCCAGCGGCAAGTCCTTGCGACTCAAGGGCATGGGTGTGCGAACCAAAGACAAGAAAGGCGACCTGATCGCGGAACTGCAGATCCAGCTGCCAGAAAAACTGACCGAGGATGATGAAAAGCTGATTCGCCAGTTGGAGTTGGCTTACGAAGACAAGAATCCTCGTTCAGACATTCGCTGGTAG